A single window of Archangium gephyra DNA harbors:
- a CDS encoding chemotaxis protein CheW, translating into MASTETETRQSYLVFACGSSWYAVPAECAAEVVSFPELTRVPGAPGHLLGVFAHRGEVIPVVDMSTLVSGESEPTRRAVLVRLTRGTLALTASRVAGVSQVDGRLEPLGANGVHLHLRGPARSAQRDVAVIDPEGLFDHLSQGS; encoded by the coding sequence ATGGCCTCGACCGAGACCGAGACGCGGCAGTCCTACCTCGTATTCGCCTGTGGCAGCAGCTGGTACGCCGTACCAGCTGAGTGCGCGGCGGAAGTCGTCAGCTTTCCCGAGTTGACGCGGGTGCCCGGAGCCCCCGGGCACCTGTTGGGAGTCTTCGCTCACCGCGGGGAGGTCATCCCCGTGGTGGACATGAGCACCCTGGTGTCCGGGGAGAGCGAGCCCACCCGCCGCGCCGTGCTGGTGCGGCTGACGCGGGGCACCCTGGCCCTCACGGCCAGCCGGGTGGCCGGCGTGTCCCAGGTGGATGGACGCCTGGAGCCCCTGGGCGCCAACGGGGTGCACCTCCACCTGCGCGGGCCCGCACGCAGCGCCCAGCGCGACGTGGCGGTCATCGATCCCGAGGGCCTGTTCGATCACCTCAGCCAGGGAAGCTGA
- a CDS encoding hybrid sensor histidine kinase/response regulator → MSAREKLLKQFRELVGVRLERINRRIVELEAGASLEAGRTVLRELHGLKGEARMMGFDAINSVVHEMEELVRSTERAEHAMSAGSIDALLHAGDAVLVLAGASPEPAQTPPEVGKLVRWLQDCTRAEVSGQPVPAPAPSPASPPVSRGEPAAAPARKEAQEKERDEREEVTPAWGSAPLNVMVSSLVSRQAPPPPPPPVASPPARPPLVGRSVPVEPPRAQASATVTATTTISRMPPATPEVPLRTGSAPGVRAGDRADGSVRIGVASLDLLTSAVTNLTQVSRRRELATTRRLELARELSLLARAAEDLGPAAAALSERLGKAKELAAALHREAKLLANEELRDLGYVADEVQRLRMLPLSVLFEPYPRMVRDLARELGKEVELVVDGEDTRADRAVVEALRDPLLHLVRNALDHGLESRVDRVATGKHPRGRLTLGAARDGNRLVLRVEDDGVGLEPVLLRRAAVRKGFLDEASASALTDQAARELIFLSGFTSREVATDISGRGVGLDAVRSSLRALGGDVLVASTPGGGTRFELRVPVSLTVSPLLFVKVAEETLCLSAVHVSRAVKVEASQIREVAGRAVLQVDEQPMPFASLGALLGLGPEEVADEGALVLVVRSQGATAALAVDRVLEESVQAILPLKGLLGRFPHLTGATTLADGRLAMVLSAAHLIASAQGAMGLRVPRAPAAARPPAAPRRRILVVDDSPLTRELIGSLLEAVGYDVIMATDGMEALDMLNAAPNGPRVDLVCTDLEMPRVDGLELTRRLKAHATHKVLPVVILTTRGGEEDRQRGLAAGADGYITKGDLVRQDLVDVVGRLLG, encoded by the coding sequence GTGAGCGCGCGGGAGAAGCTGCTCAAGCAATTCCGGGAGCTGGTGGGGGTGCGCCTGGAGCGCATCAACCGCCGCATCGTGGAGCTGGAGGCGGGCGCGAGCCTGGAGGCCGGCCGCACCGTGCTGCGCGAGCTGCACGGGCTCAAGGGCGAGGCCCGGATGATGGGCTTCGACGCCATCAACTCCGTCGTGCACGAGATGGAGGAGCTGGTGCGCTCCACCGAGCGCGCCGAGCATGCGATGTCCGCCGGCTCCATCGACGCGCTGCTGCATGCCGGGGACGCGGTGCTGGTGCTGGCCGGGGCCTCGCCCGAGCCGGCCCAGACGCCCCCCGAGGTGGGCAAGCTGGTGCGCTGGCTGCAGGACTGCACCCGCGCCGAGGTCTCCGGCCAGCCGGTGCCCGCGCCCGCCCCGAGTCCGGCGTCCCCTCCGGTCTCCCGAGGCGAGCCCGCGGCGGCCCCGGCGCGCAAGGAGGCCCAGGAGAAGGAGCGGGACGAGCGGGAGGAGGTCACCCCCGCGTGGGGCTCGGCTCCGCTGAACGTCATGGTGTCCTCGCTGGTGTCCCGGCAGGCGCCGCCCCCGCCGCCACCCCCCGTGGCGTCCCCTCCGGCGCGGCCTCCCCTGGTGGGCCGCTCGGTGCCGGTGGAGCCTCCGCGCGCGCAGGCTTCCGCGACGGTCACCGCCACCACCACCATCAGCCGGATGCCGCCGGCCACGCCCGAGGTACCGCTGCGGACGGGCTCGGCGCCGGGGGTGCGCGCGGGAGACCGTGCGGACGGCTCGGTGCGCATCGGCGTGGCCAGCCTGGATCTGCTCACGAGCGCGGTGACGAACCTCACCCAGGTGTCGCGCCGCCGCGAGCTGGCCACCACCCGCCGCCTGGAGCTGGCGCGGGAGCTGAGCCTGCTGGCGCGGGCCGCGGAGGACCTGGGGCCGGCGGCCGCCGCGCTCTCGGAGCGGCTCGGCAAGGCGAAGGAGCTGGCCGCCGCCCTGCACCGCGAGGCGAAGCTGCTGGCCAACGAGGAGCTGCGCGACCTGGGCTACGTGGCCGACGAGGTGCAGCGCCTGCGCATGCTGCCGCTCTCCGTCCTCTTCGAGCCCTACCCGCGCATGGTGCGGGACCTGGCGCGCGAGCTGGGCAAGGAAGTGGAGCTGGTGGTGGACGGCGAGGACACCCGCGCCGACCGGGCGGTGGTGGAGGCGCTGAGGGATCCCCTGCTGCACCTGGTGCGCAACGCGCTGGACCACGGGCTGGAGTCGCGGGTGGACCGGGTGGCCACCGGCAAGCACCCGCGCGGACGGCTGACGCTGGGGGCCGCGCGTGACGGCAACCGGCTGGTGCTGCGGGTGGAGGACGACGGCGTGGGCCTGGAGCCCGTGCTGCTGCGCCGGGCGGCGGTGCGCAAGGGCTTCCTCGACGAGGCCTCGGCATCGGCGTTGACGGATCAGGCGGCGCGCGAGCTCATCTTCCTCTCGGGCTTCACCTCGCGCGAGGTGGCCACGGACATCTCCGGGCGGGGCGTGGGGCTGGACGCGGTGCGCAGCTCGCTCCGGGCGCTGGGAGGAGACGTGCTGGTGGCCTCCACGCCGGGCGGGGGCACGCGCTTCGAGCTGCGGGTGCCGGTGTCCCTCACCGTGTCTCCGCTGCTCTTCGTGAAGGTGGCCGAGGAGACGCTCTGCCTGAGTGCCGTCCACGTCTCGCGGGCGGTGAAGGTGGAGGCCTCGCAGATCCGCGAGGTGGCCGGGCGCGCGGTGCTGCAGGTGGATGAGCAGCCCATGCCCTTCGCCTCGCTGGGGGCGCTGCTCGGGCTGGGGCCGGAGGAGGTGGCGGACGAGGGAGCCCTGGTGCTGGTGGTGCGCAGCCAGGGGGCCACGGCCGCGCTGGCGGTGGACCGCGTCCTGGAGGAGAGCGTCCAGGCCATCCTGCCGCTGAAGGGGCTGCTGGGGCGCTTCCCCCACCTCACGGGCGCCACCACGCTGGCGGACGGACGGCTCGCCATGGTGCTCTCGGCGGCCCACCTCATCGCCAGCGCCCAGGGCGCCATGGGCCTGCGGGTGCCCCGGGCGCCCGCCGCCGCCCGTCCGCCTGCCGCTCCCCGCCGCCGGATCCTCGTGGTGGACGACTCCCCCCTCACCCGGGAGCTGATCGGCTCCCTGCTGGAGGCCGTGGGGTACGACGTCATCATGGCCACCGACGGCATGGAGGCCCTGGACATGCTCAACGCGGCCCCCAATGGTCCCAGGGTGGACCTGGTCTGCACGGACCTGGAGATGCCCCGGGTGGACGGGTTGGAGCTGACCCGCCGGCTCAAGGCCCATGCGACCCACAAGGTCCTCCCGGTGGTCATCCTCACCACGCGTGGGGGAGAGGAGGACCGGCAGCGCGGGTTGGCGGCGGGGGCGGACGGCTACATCACCAAGGGTGACCTGGTGCGTCAGGATCTGGTGGACGTGGTGGGCCGTCTCCTGGGCTGA
- the cheB gene encoding chemotaxis-specific protein-glutamate methyltransferase CheB, giving the protein MGKKVSVLVVDDSHICRQLICEALGRDPDLEVVGTCANGKEALEAARELRPQVITMDVEMPVMDGLTAVEHIMAEVPTPILMLTADPRQQAPELTCRALELGALALQIKPAIDAGTEAWNLSREVKLLSSVRVIRHIHNSKRRPPLPGAGGAVAPAPVVGMPYGVLAVASSTGGPQVLFRMLSELPADFPTPIVIVQHINAAFSESLAGWLANSSKLKVRLATDGEQLLPGNVLIAPPGQHMSIPFRGRVALRPGVERDGHMPSGTVLLESAAKAYGRRTLGLILTGMGEDGADGMLAIKQAGGLTLAQNEESCVVFGMPGASVARKAVDHLVHGDDIAGALVRLARGESLTAGR; this is encoded by the coding sequence ATGGGCAAGAAAGTGTCAGTGCTGGTCGTTGACGACTCGCACATCTGCCGACAGCTGATCTGCGAAGCTCTGGGCCGGGATCCGGACCTGGAGGTTGTCGGGACTTGCGCCAACGGCAAGGAGGCGCTGGAGGCCGCGCGAGAGCTGCGTCCACAGGTCATCACCATGGACGTGGAGATGCCGGTGATGGATGGGCTCACGGCCGTGGAGCACATCATGGCCGAGGTGCCCACGCCCATCCTCATGCTGACGGCGGATCCTCGCCAGCAGGCGCCGGAGCTGACGTGCCGGGCGCTGGAGCTGGGCGCGCTGGCCTTGCAGATCAAGCCCGCCATCGACGCGGGCACCGAGGCGTGGAACCTGTCGCGCGAGGTGAAGCTGCTGTCCTCGGTGCGTGTCATCCGGCACATCCACAACAGCAAGCGCCGGCCGCCGTTGCCGGGCGCGGGTGGGGCGGTGGCGCCCGCGCCGGTGGTGGGCATGCCGTACGGGGTGCTGGCGGTGGCCAGCTCCACCGGTGGCCCGCAGGTCCTCTTCCGGATGCTCTCGGAGCTGCCGGCGGACTTCCCCACGCCCATCGTCATCGTCCAGCACATCAACGCCGCCTTCTCCGAGTCGCTGGCGGGCTGGCTGGCCAACTCCTCGAAGCTCAAGGTGCGGCTGGCCACGGACGGCGAGCAGCTGCTGCCGGGCAACGTGCTGATCGCCCCGCCGGGGCAGCACATGTCCATTCCCTTCCGGGGGCGCGTGGCGCTGCGGCCGGGGGTGGAGCGGGACGGGCACATGCCCTCGGGCACGGTGCTGCTGGAGAGCGCGGCCAAGGCCTACGGGCGGCGCACGCTGGGGCTCATCCTCACCGGCATGGGCGAGGACGGGGCGGACGGCATGCTCGCCATCAAGCAGGCCGGTGGCCTGACGCTGGCGCAGAACGAGGAGTCGTGCGTGGTGTTCGGCATGCCGGGCGCGTCGGTGGCGCGCAAGGCGGTGGATCACCTCGTCCACGGTGACGACATCGCGGGAGCGCTGGTGCGGCTCGCCCGGGGTGAGTCGCTCACCGCGGGGCGTTGA
- a CDS encoding OmpA family protein produces MRRISMVAGLALAVTVLAGCPPTYPKCNSDETCQEKGEVCVNGSCQECSSDANCKEGFACQENKCVPKGPECSRDEQCTGGKICEAGKCAEPQCNSKAQCQGAQECQKGRCALPPGACNSNTDCGGDQECKENKCVAAAAQKAECNYEPLRFGFNESSLTSEAQSRLGELAQCLKDAGGRIELAGHADERGTEEYNLQLSQKRAASVKKYLVDLGVPAGQLKTVGYGENKPAEQGATEESWAANRRVEFVR; encoded by the coding sequence ATGCGTCGGATTTCGATGGTCGCGGGGCTTGCCCTCGCTGTGACGGTGCTGGCCGGCTGCCCGCCGACCTACCCCAAGTGCAACAGCGATGAGACCTGCCAGGAGAAGGGCGAGGTCTGTGTGAACGGCTCCTGCCAGGAGTGCTCCTCCGACGCCAACTGCAAGGAGGGCTTCGCGTGCCAGGAGAACAAGTGCGTTCCCAAGGGCCCGGAGTGCTCGCGGGATGAGCAGTGCACGGGCGGGAAGATCTGCGAGGCCGGCAAGTGCGCCGAGCCGCAGTGCAACTCCAAGGCCCAGTGCCAGGGGGCCCAGGAGTGCCAGAAGGGCCGCTGCGCGCTGCCCCCGGGCGCCTGCAACTCCAACACCGACTGCGGTGGGGACCAGGAGTGCAAGGAGAACAAGTGCGTGGCCGCCGCCGCCCAGAAGGCCGAGTGCAACTATGAGCCGCTGCGCTTCGGCTTCAACGAGTCCTCCCTCACCTCCGAGGCGCAGAGCCGGCTGGGTGAGCTGGCCCAGTGCCTGAAGGACGCGGGCGGCCGTATCGAGCTCGCCGGGCATGCGGACGAGCGTGGCACCGAGGAGTACAACCTCCAGCTGTCCCAGAAGCGCGCCGCCTCGGTCAAGAAGTACCTGGTGGACCTGGGCGTGCCCGCCGGCCAGCTGAAGACGGTGGGTTACGGCGAGAACAAGCCGGCCGAGCAGGGGGCCACGGAGGAGTCCTGGGCGGCCAACCGTCGCGTCGAGTTCGTGCGCTAG
- a CDS encoding methyl-accepting chemotaxis protein, which produces MNALEGLKVNAPEGLKGLSVWTTQPSWLGGLVGLGLALFYGKLTYSVPEGRGWLFLGLLLAALVMNAVLSGAQERHALRVLRAVEQGRLPANPDNLRRALQEVRRIPGRCFWFTLQGWLGGALMLAVTFPPLAQAPWSTGMRIVLVGLSIGPLSSMLVYLMVVRRGRRASERIAAQGLSPQEVIAALPAERLRLRRRLVMFTAVAVLSPSIFILDVSVSRTLSTVDQLLDARGAPAVQQKVVHNARKATGKPLVVLAALVVLLVVGTAYVAGTALAEPLRALSEDATRIAQGEVRTPRFIPAEDEVWAVSGAFTRMQAQLAQALVQLQRAGLQISSTTEQLVATSADQESGAGEQAISLNETRATTEELARSAQQIAVNAESVSTMAETTFGAAQSGQRSAAAFLAAMHRMKADNQGIADAVVRLNKRVQQIGKVVEFINEIADKSDLLALNAELEGTKAGEPGRGFSLVAAEMRRLAENVLSSTLAIERLIDEIRDATQAAVMATEAGLKTTERGASLAAQVDQSLGLILELARQTSHAVRSISLATQQQQTGTDQLAAAMGDILRVTEENAEATQQMVAANTDLSALARDLKATVQRFRVAEREG; this is translated from the coding sequence ATGAATGCTCTGGAGGGATTGAAGGTGAACGCACCGGAGGGCCTCAAGGGCCTGTCGGTGTGGACCACGCAGCCGTCCTGGCTGGGGGGCCTGGTGGGGCTGGGGCTGGCGCTGTTCTACGGCAAGCTCACGTACTCGGTGCCCGAGGGCCGTGGCTGGCTCTTCCTGGGGTTGTTGCTGGCGGCGCTGGTGATGAACGCCGTGCTGTCCGGCGCCCAGGAGCGTCACGCGCTGCGCGTGCTGCGGGCGGTGGAGCAGGGGCGGTTGCCGGCCAATCCGGACAACCTGCGCCGCGCGCTCCAGGAGGTCCGCCGCATTCCCGGCCGCTGCTTCTGGTTCACGCTCCAGGGGTGGCTGGGGGGAGCGCTGATGCTGGCGGTGACGTTCCCGCCCCTGGCCCAGGCCCCGTGGAGCACGGGGATGCGCATCGTCCTGGTGGGCCTGTCGATCGGCCCGCTGTCCTCCATGCTCGTCTACCTCATGGTGGTCCGCCGGGGCCGCCGGGCCTCCGAGCGCATCGCCGCGCAGGGCCTGTCCCCGCAGGAGGTCATCGCCGCGCTTCCCGCCGAGCGGCTGCGGCTGCGGCGCCGGCTGGTGATGTTCACCGCGGTGGCGGTGCTCAGCCCGTCCATCTTCATCCTCGATGTGTCGGTGAGCCGCACGCTGAGCACCGTGGATCAGCTCCTGGATGCGAGGGGGGCGCCCGCGGTGCAGCAGAAGGTGGTGCACAACGCGCGCAAGGCCACCGGCAAGCCGTTGGTGGTGCTGGCCGCGCTGGTGGTGCTGCTGGTGGTGGGCACGGCGTACGTGGCGGGCACGGCGCTGGCCGAGCCCCTGCGCGCCCTGTCCGAGGACGCCACCCGCATCGCCCAGGGCGAGGTGCGCACCCCGCGCTTCATCCCCGCCGAGGACGAGGTGTGGGCCGTGTCCGGTGCCTTCACGCGCATGCAGGCCCAGCTGGCCCAGGCGCTCGTGCAGCTGCAGCGCGCGGGACTGCAGATCTCCTCCACCACCGAGCAGCTGGTGGCCACCTCGGCGGACCAGGAGTCCGGAGCGGGGGAGCAGGCCATCTCGCTCAACGAGACGCGGGCCACCACCGAGGAGCTGGCGCGCTCGGCGCAGCAGATCGCCGTCAACGCCGAGTCGGTGTCCACCATGGCGGAGACGACCTTCGGGGCGGCGCAGAGCGGGCAGCGCAGCGCGGCGGCCTTCCTCGCGGCCATGCACCGCATGAAGGCGGACAACCAGGGCATCGCCGATGCCGTGGTGCGGCTCAACAAGCGGGTGCAGCAGATCGGCAAGGTGGTGGAGTTCATCAACGAGATCGCCGACAAGTCGGACCTGCTGGCGCTCAACGCCGAGCTGGAGGGCACCAAGGCGGGCGAGCCCGGCCGGGGCTTCTCGCTGGTGGCCGCGGAGATGCGCCGCCTGGCGGAGAACGTGCTGTCCTCCACCCTGGCCATCGAGCGGCTCATCGACGAAATCCGTGACGCCACCCAGGCGGCGGTGATGGCCACCGAGGCCGGTTTGAAGACGACGGAGCGCGGCGCCTCCCTGGCGGCGCAGGTGGACCAGAGCCTGGGCCTCATCCTCGAGCTGGCGCGGCAGACGTCCCACGCCGTGCGCTCCATCTCCCTGGCCACCCAGCAGCAGCAGACGGGCACGGATCAGCTCGCCGCGGCCATGGGAGACATCCTGCGCGTCACCGAGGAGAACGCCGAGGCCACCCAGCAGATGGTGGCGGCCAACACGGACCTGTCCGCGCTGGCGAGGGACTTGAAGGCCACGGTGCAACGCTTCCGCGTGGCCGAGAGGGAGGGGTGA
- a CDS encoding methyl-accepting chemotaxis protein: MRTPRFLRYRRPFSRRLVMAVAYANLTTSILSGRYAQLTIGERLDDSLPLFLKLMGVFSCTAIVVQAVLCLRRLRGLLEVEAAEGPSQPEQLGQALREVHGLADFTFVSTLAMWLLTSVLVNLGLWVSGASNGLLEALRIGLPGLLFGPLSALLTYCIVTLRARRVVLDMGPLGLTPELAISVAPRRSQIRLRLSLFTAIVVVTPAALIWDVSYSLANRAFDQMLAEADPKLQEQLAETLRTEALWSGGALCLLVFGVALAAAYLGGTLLGRPMRQLGEDAHRIAEGDLSRPRVIPAEDEVWSVSAAFSTMRAHLADVLAQLQRAGYRIGTTTEEILSTSSRYEAGAAEQASSLDETSATTEELARSARQIAENAGSVAEIAHKTLAAARQGQASAEAFLETMNRMRHDNQAIATAVARLNKRVQQIGKIVEFINGVADKSDLLALNAELEGTKAGEVGQGFSLVAAEMRRLAENVIESTKEIEGLIEEVQDASGGAVMATEGGVRATETGTSLAQQVSESLRQIVELAGRTSDAVRAISLATQQQQGGTDLLAEAMADILRITQQSHNATKQVIGANGDLSTLARDLRGVVERFQIDPPAPGGKV, translated from the coding sequence ATGCGGACCCCGCGCTTCCTGCGTTACCGGCGTCCCTTCAGCCGCCGCCTGGTGATGGCGGTCGCCTACGCCAACCTCACCACCTCCATCCTCAGCGGGCGCTATGCCCAGCTCACCATCGGCGAGCGGCTGGATGACAGCCTGCCGCTGTTCCTCAAGCTGATGGGGGTGTTCTCCTGTACCGCCATCGTGGTGCAGGCGGTGCTCTGCCTGCGCCGGCTGCGGGGGCTGCTCGAGGTGGAGGCCGCGGAAGGACCGAGCCAGCCGGAGCAGCTCGGCCAGGCGCTGCGGGAGGTCCACGGCCTCGCCGACTTCACCTTCGTCTCCACGCTGGCGATGTGGCTGCTCACCTCCGTCCTCGTCAACCTGGGGCTGTGGGTGAGCGGCGCGTCCAACGGCCTGCTGGAGGCGCTGCGCATCGGCCTGCCGGGGCTGCTCTTCGGTCCGCTCTCCGCGCTGCTGACGTACTGCATCGTCACGCTGCGGGCCCGGCGCGTGGTGCTGGACATGGGCCCCCTGGGCCTGACGCCCGAGCTGGCCATCTCCGTGGCGCCCCGGCGCTCGCAGATCCGCCTGCGGCTGAGCCTCTTCACCGCCATCGTCGTGGTGACGCCCGCGGCGCTCATCTGGGACGTGAGCTATTCGCTGGCCAACCGGGCCTTCGATCAGATGCTGGCCGAGGCCGATCCGAAGCTGCAGGAGCAGCTGGCCGAGACACTGCGCACCGAGGCGCTGTGGTCCGGCGGCGCGCTGTGTCTGCTCGTCTTCGGAGTGGCCCTGGCCGCGGCCTACCTGGGCGGCACGCTGCTGGGCCGTCCCATGCGCCAGCTGGGCGAGGACGCCCACCGCATCGCCGAGGGAGACCTGAGCCGCCCGCGCGTCATCCCCGCCGAGGACGAGGTGTGGTCCGTCTCCGCCGCCTTCTCCACCATGCGGGCCCACCTGGCGGACGTGCTGGCGCAGCTGCAGCGCGCCGGCTACCGCATCGGCACCACCACCGAGGAGATCCTCTCCACCTCCTCGCGCTACGAGGCCGGTGCCGCCGAGCAGGCCAGCTCGCTGGACGAGACGAGCGCCACCACCGAGGAGCTGGCGCGCTCGGCCCGGCAGATCGCCGAGAACGCGGGCTCGGTGGCGGAGATCGCCCACAAGACGCTCGCGGCGGCCCGCCAGGGCCAGGCCAGCGCCGAGGCCTTCCTGGAGACGATGAACCGCATGCGCCACGACAACCAGGCCATCGCCACCGCGGTGGCCCGGTTGAACAAGCGTGTGCAGCAGATTGGAAAGATCGTCGAGTTCATCAACGGCGTGGCCGACAAGTCGGATCTGCTCGCGCTCAACGCCGAGCTGGAGGGCACCAAGGCGGGCGAGGTGGGGCAGGGCTTCTCGCTGGTGGCCGCGGAGATGCGCCGCCTGGCGGAGAACGTCATCGAGTCCACCAAGGAGATCGAAGGGCTCATCGAGGAGGTGCAGGACGCCTCGGGCGGCGCGGTGATGGCCACCGAGGGCGGTGTGCGCGCCACCGAGACGGGCACCTCGCTGGCGCAGCAGGTCTCCGAGTCGCTGCGGCAGATCGTCGAGCTGGCCGGGCGCACGTCGGACGCGGTGCGGGCCATCTCGCTGGCCACGCAGCAGCAGCAGGGCGGAACGGATCTGCTCGCCGAGGCCATGGCGGACATCCTGCGCATCACCCAGCAGAGCCACAACGCCACCAAGCAGGTCATCGGCGCCAATGGAGACCTCTCCACGCTGGCGCGTGACTTGAGAGGGGTGGTGGAGCGCTTCCAGATCGATCCACCCGCGCCAGGGGGCAAGGTGTGA
- a CDS encoding CheR family methyltransferase, with product MAPPTFPLASSPFHAFVARRTGMALSDLQCRRLDEKLTARPGGLSPQYLLHLQTPAGAADLAELIDAISVQKTELFRDESQLAALRAHVLEPMVARMRRPLRVWSAGCATGEEVATLLVLLAEVGADASSTVLGTDISETAITRARELCFSAEQLQRVPSGMRERWFLPAGGGRYTLVGHLKERASFECHNLMDLPYPTAAEGQGFDIIVCRNVLIYFASESFERVVASLAGRLAPEGMLVLSAAEPLLRTPPTLRTVRFEQAFFYARAQEAMAFTDASPPGAPRTPSSSGLPAVGTRQPLPRTPSSSGLPAVGASPALRTATSGRFPAITAPPRPEAPTEVRPGDAGAHTEADALFAKVLEWASSGGEASPQTAEALRHCLALDPDLSAARYLLGMLLEQRGAPAEAAVEYRRALRSLEEGRARNTPFFLNNARLQVACARAIERVERGPGPPPAR from the coding sequence GTGGCTCCTCCCACCTTCCCGCTGGCCTCCAGTCCCTTCCACGCCTTCGTGGCGCGGCGGACGGGCATGGCCTTGAGTGATCTGCAATGCCGCCGGCTCGACGAGAAGCTGACGGCACGGCCGGGCGGGCTGAGTCCGCAGTACCTGCTGCACCTGCAGACGCCCGCGGGCGCGGCGGACCTGGCCGAGCTCATCGACGCCATCTCCGTGCAGAAGACGGAGCTCTTCCGGGACGAGTCGCAGCTGGCGGCGCTGCGCGCGCACGTGCTGGAGCCGATGGTGGCGAGGATGCGCCGGCCGCTGCGGGTGTGGAGCGCCGGCTGCGCCACGGGCGAGGAGGTGGCCACGCTGCTGGTGCTGCTCGCCGAGGTGGGGGCGGATGCCTCCAGCACGGTGCTGGGCACGGACATTTCGGAGACGGCCATCACGCGGGCGCGGGAGCTGTGCTTCAGCGCGGAGCAGTTGCAGCGGGTGCCCTCGGGGATGCGCGAGCGCTGGTTCCTTCCCGCGGGCGGGGGCCGCTACACGCTGGTGGGGCACCTGAAGGAGCGGGCCAGCTTCGAGTGCCACAACCTGATGGATCTGCCGTACCCGACGGCGGCGGAGGGGCAGGGCTTCGACATCATCGTCTGCCGCAACGTCCTCATCTACTTCGCCTCCGAGTCCTTCGAGCGGGTGGTGGCGTCGCTGGCGGGGCGGTTGGCCCCCGAGGGCATGTTGGTGCTTTCCGCGGCCGAGCCGCTGCTGCGCACGCCGCCGACGCTGCGCACCGTGCGCTTCGAGCAGGCCTTCTTCTACGCGCGGGCGCAGGAGGCCATGGCCTTCACCGACGCGTCTCCGCCCGGGGCCCCGAGGACGCCGAGCTCCAGTGGACTGCCCGCGGTGGGCACCCGCCAGCCGCTGCCCAGGACGCCGAGCTCCAGTGGACTGCCCGCGGTGGGCGCCTCGCCCGCGCTGCGGACCGCGACGTCGGGCCGCTTCCCGGCGATCACGGCTCCGCCCAGGCCGGAGGCTCCCACCGAGGTGCGGCCCGGGGATGCCGGCGCGCACACGGAGGCGGATGCCCTCTTCGCGAAGGTGCTGGAGTGGGCCTCCTCGGGAGGCGAGGCGAGCCCCCAGACGGCGGAGGCGCTGCGGCACTGCCTCGCGTTGGATCCCGACCTGTCCGCGGCGCGCTACCTGCTGGGGATGTTGCTCGAGCAGCGGGGCGCGCCCGCCGAGGCCGCCGTGGAGTACCGGCGGGCCCTGCGCTCGCTGGAGGAGGGGAGGGCGCGCAACACTCCCTTCTTCCTCAACAACGCCCGGCTCCAGGTGGCCTGTGCGCGCGCCATCGAGCGGGTGGAGCGGGGCCCCGGTCCGCCCCCGGCGCGTTGA